The following DNA comes from Spirulina major PCC 6313.
CATGTCCACCATCACCCCCACCCCTGCTGCCCCCAAGGCGCAACCGGATAAACGCTTCAAGATTCTCGACATCACCATGAAGCGGAATCACTATCGCCAAGATGCGTTGATTGAAGTGCTCCACAAGGCGCAAGAGTCTTTTGGCTTTTTAGAGCTTGATGTTCTTGAATATGTGGCGCGATCGCTCAAGCTCCCCCTGGGCCGCGTCTATGGGGTAGCGACGTTTTATCATCTCTTCTCCCTGAAGCCCAGCGGTAAGCACAGTTGCATCGTCTGTACCGGCACAGCCTGCTACGTCAAAGGGAGCGGCAAACTGGTCGAGGCGATCAGTGAAAAACTGGGCATCCAAGTGGGCGAAACCACGCCCGATGGCCAAGTATCCCTTTCCACCGCCCGCTGCATTGGAGCTTGTGGCATTGCTCCTGCTGTGGTGTTTGATGGCGAAGTGAAGGGCAAACTCGATGCGGATGCGGTGCTCGCGCGTCTGGCGGTCTTGGCTGAAACTGAATAATCTGGAGGCACGATGGATTTAGTTGAACTGAAAGCATTGGCGGCGGCCGAACAGGCCAAGTTTAAGCCGGTGCGCGTAAATTGTTGTACGTCCACGGGTTGCCAAGCGGCTCAATCATTGGAGATTAAAAAGAATCTGGCGAAGGCGGTGAAGGATCGCGGCCTGGGCGATCGCGTCGAAGTGGTGGGAGTCGGCTGTATGGGGTTCTGTGGTCGTGGCCCCTTGGTGCAAATTTCCACCGATGACCAACTGTTTGAAGCGGTCACCCCCGACCAAGCCGCCGGGATTATTGCCAGCATCGACGGTGGCATCACTGATGCTGAGGTGGGCGATGTGAACCATCCCTTCTTTAGCCGCCAATTCCATATTGTGCGCAAAAACAGCGGCAAAATTAACCCCGATCGCATCGAAGACTACATTGCCAGCGGCGGCTATCAAGCCCTGTACAAAGCCCTTTTTGAACTATCGCCCGACGAAGTGGTGACGGAAATCACCCAAAGCGGTCTGCGGGGTCGCGGCGGCGGTGGCTTCCCGACGGGGGTGAAATGGGCCACGGTGGCGAAAATGCCGGAGGGTCAGAAATACGTGATCTGTAATGGGGATGAGGGTGATCCGGGGGCGTTTATGGATCGCTCCGTCCTCGAAAGTGATCCCCATTTGGTGCTCGAAGGGATGGCGATCGCAGCCTACGCCGTCGGTGCCGACCATGGCTATATCTACGTCCGCGCCGAATATCCCCTCGCCATCGATCGCCTCAACAAAGCGATCAAACAAGCCAAACGCTACGGCATCCTCGGCAGTCAAATTTTTGACTCCCCCTTTGACTTCAAAATTGACATTCGGATCGGGGCCGGAGCCTTTGTCTGTGGGGAAGAAACGGCGTTGATCCATTCCATCGAAGGCAAACGCGGCAACCCCCGCACCCGCCCCCCCTATCCAGCCCAAGATGGTCTCTGGCATTGCCCAACGCTGATCAACAACGTGGAAACCTACGCCAATATTTCCACCATTATTGAAAAAGGCTCTGACTGGTACAGCCAGATCGGCACCGAGGGCAGTAAGGGCACGAAAATCTTCGCCCTCACCGGCAAGATCCGCAACAACGGCCTGATCGAAGTGCCGATGGGGATCACCCTGCGGGAAATTGTCGAAGAAATGGGCGGCGGTGTCCC
Coding sequences within:
- a CDS encoding NuoF family protein yields the protein MDLVELKALAAAEQAKFKPVRVNCCTSTGCQAAQSLEIKKNLAKAVKDRGLGDRVEVVGVGCMGFCGRGPLVQISTDDQLFEAVTPDQAAGIIASIDGGITDAEVGDVNHPFFSRQFHIVRKNSGKINPDRIEDYIASGGYQALYKALFELSPDEVVTEITQSGLRGRGGGGFPTGVKWATVAKMPEGQKYVICNGDEGDPGAFMDRSVLESDPHLVLEGMAIAAYAVGADHGYIYVRAEYPLAIDRLNKAIKQAKRYGILGSQIFDSPFDFKIDIRIGAGAFVCGEETALIHSIEGKRGNPRTRPPYPAQDGLWHCPTLINNVETYANISTIIEKGSDWYSQIGTEGSKGTKIFALTGKIRNNGLIEVPMGITLREIVEEMGGGVPDGTIKAVQTGGPSGGCIPAHLLDTPVDYDSLTKVGSMMGSGGMVVMDQTTSMVEVAQFYMDFCREESCGKCIPCRAGTVQLHSMLTRLLAKQATAADLETMASLCAMVKEMSLCGLGMTAPNPVLSTLNYFRSEYEELLQPMPAQPQNAAVTAS
- the hoxE gene encoding bidirectional hydrogenase complex protein HoxE, coding for MSTITPTPAAPKAQPDKRFKILDITMKRNHYRQDALIEVLHKAQESFGFLELDVLEYVARSLKLPLGRVYGVATFYHLFSLKPSGKHSCIVCTGTACYVKGSGKLVEAISEKLGIQVGETTPDGQVSLSTARCIGACGIAPAVVFDGEVKGKLDADAVLARLAVLAETE